Genomic DNA from Salinibacterium sp. NK8237:
CCTCAGACGGCGGATTCGCGGGTCCGTTTTTTGTGATCGAGTTCTCGATCTGAGCGCGGTACAGTTTGCTGTCTTCGCCAATATTTGGGTCAATCACCGACGGACGCACGAACTTGTTGGCGTTCCGAGCGTATGCCATTACGTACTCGTGAACGCCCTTAATCTTGCTCTGTTGGTCGACGTTACCATCGTTAAGCCACACAAATTGAGCGATAAAGTTGCTCTCGCCAAAGACTTCATCGCAAAGCCGACGAAGCTGTGCTTGTTCGACGTCGTTGATGGAAATCAGAATCACCCCGTCGTCCTTGAGGAGATTCCGCGCGAGCTTTAGGCGTGGGTACATCATGTTCAACCAAGCGGAGTGATAGTGCGGATTGTCTGAGGTATTGCTCGCGTTTGTGCTCTTCGGCTTGCCATCCGCATCCACCAGACCCGTGTATTCCAGATAAGTCTTGAGTCCCTCGCGGTAGTTGTCTGGATAAACAAAGTCTTTACCGGTGTTATACGGGGGATCGATGTAGATCAATTTGATTTTTGAGTGATAGTGCTTCTGCAGGATCTTAAGGACCTCCAGATTATCGCCCTCAATGAAAACGTTCTCGGTAGTTCCCCAGTCCTTCGAGTTCGCGAAATCGGGCTTCAAAGTCGCTGAAGTCGACTCCTGTGCTGCGCGAAGAGCTTGCCTCTTGCCCGGCCAAAAGAGGCCGAACCGCTCGCTTGCATCAGCAATGTCAGAACCGAGCAACTCTTTGAGTTTCTCGATATCGATTTTGCCGTCAGTAATGGCTTCAGGCACAAGCTCTGCAAGATCTGTTGCGAGCTTATTTCTGAAATGGGGCGTCGAAGCGGGCGTCGGAGAGTAATCCATAGTCACAGCCTCAGTATTCCACGCACGTATGACTAGCTGTTGCTGTGATCGGCAGCTTAAAGGTCCGTCAAGCTCCAGATAATTTGTCGGGTGTCGCTAGGATCTGAGAATGGCAGTGAATACGCAACCTTGGGCTCCGCAGAGCTATTTCCGCGCTTGGGAACGAACCATTGATAGTTGGGATTCCCTAGTCAGTGAAATTGACCACGGTAAAGCTATTTCAGGTAACCGAAAGCTTGTGTGGCGCGGGGTCCACAATGACTCTTATGGCCTATTGAGCTCTGCGTACCGACGGTTGAAGGATCTGGACCGCGAGGTTCCTCCGGAGCCACGAATGCGACAACTGGAGACAGAGCTCATAGGAGCTGCTCGAAGCCTTTGGCCTGATCGTGGAGGAAGCGCTCTCGAGACGTTGGCCCATATCCAACATTATGGCGGGCCAACAAGGCTCATCGATGTCAGCCACGACCCCATGGTGGCGGTTTTCTTCGCTACAGAGAAGAAGTTCGACAGTAGAACTCATCTCCCGCTAAAAGATAGAGATGGGCGGCTGTTCGCGTTCCAGGCCGACGATAGAATGATCGAACTCGACAACATGTGGGGAACGCGCCAACTGCCCTGGTTGCAGGGCGAGGAGAGCATTCCCGGCTGGGAGACAGACCTTCCATTTGTCTGGGACCCACCGCGCGCCCTCAACGAGAGAATCTCAGCGCAAAGTGGCGCTTTTCTGGTCGGCGGGGTGCCTGCATTCCCCCACGGGCAAAACTCTCGTTATCGAATGCCGGGTGCATGGCAGACGGGTGCTATGAAAACCATGCCTGTCGGCGAGGTAAGGCAGGTATCATCCGTCTCAGTGTTTCTAAAGAGCCTGAACCGGGTGACCCAAGCGGGGTCCCAAGCGGCTTACACGTGGCGGATTGCGGCGGGTGCTAAAGAGGAAATCCGCCAGAAGCTCCATTCGGAATATGAGCTGAATCACGGCTCAATATACCCAGACCTGTTTGGGTTGGCGACTTACGCAGCCGACTTTGCCGCGCTTACGTAGCGCTAGCTTGCTTGGGTCAGTTCCCACGTTGCGCGGCTAACTTAGATTCTGTTGGATAGAGGGCGTAACTCTTGGACCCCTGTATCGGACGCGCGAAGGAATGGTCATTTTACCAAGCGTTTCTCGCGTTGTCTGCTCAGTGACAACCTGTTTTATCGAGCACTAATCGCTCACCTTCCAACGAATCGTAAACAGCTGCTCGGTGTGCTGGGTGCCCTTCAATGACTGCTCAATAAGGTCCAAGTATTTGTCGGCCTCAGCGCGAAGCTTCCTGCGCGTCTCTCGGAAGTCTTCATCTGCATCCTCGACACGCTGCTCCCATCTGCGCGCTTCCTTCTTCAAACGCAACTGTTCCATCGGGTCGTGAGCCTGGCGAGCAAGCCTGCGCGACTCTTTCTCTTTCGCCCGATACTCTCGGATCGAGCTTTCAAGCTCGGCTTTCCGGTCCTGCTGGTTGCGATAAATCAGTTCCTCTTGTTGATCGTAATAGCGAGAGTTGCGTCCCTGGACTTCCTTCTCCAGCTCTGCTCGGCGAGCATCCAAGTGCGGTACAAACTTTGATTCGTCTACCGCAACTGGTGTCTCGCTCAATCCCATGCAAGCGAGATCAAGGATGTCGGCGACATACTCGTGGTCGAGCCAATCCCCATCATCGGTGATGGCTCCCGACAGCATGTACGACTCGGACACGTCGTCGTGTTTGGCCTTCATGCTGAACGTCACCAGCCCGACAGTCAACTCACCGCTTCGACCTTCGAGTGTCTTGACCGCTGCGCTCGCACGGGTTGAAGCACTGAGGCTGAAGACGAGTTCGCGGCCAGGGGTGTCCCGCCCCTTTGCTTCTTCCAGTAGATACTGGGCAAGGGGGCTTGCGTATCGGTACTGGTGAGCGTTGTCGAGGGGCTGTGACTTGAAGTAGTAGCGGCCAGTTGGGGCCTCGCCGACAGGTGAGTTATGCAGTAAGAAATTGCGGCCATCGCCTTCAAAAGTGGCAAGCCCGTCCAGCTCGTGCCGGGTGACAGCTAGAAGTAGTCGTTCGAACTTGTTGAGTACCTCACCGGACTCGGTATCGTACGCTTTCAACCGGTCTTGAACGTGTGGGTCGAGATTGTCGAAAACCTTCGCCTTGGCCTGTGCCATCTCGCCGGAAATCTCGCCGGCATATTCGGTCTCTAGCTGCTTGAATGCTTCGTTGAGTTCACCGGCTGTCCGACAGCTTGTCAGGATGTTGCTGATCGTCTTCTCGAAGTCGAGGCCGTCCTCGATCGCACCGAGGACTTCATCGCTGGCGCCGAACACACTCTCGAAGAGGTGGAACTTATTCGCCAAGAGTTCCAAGATCCGCTGCTCGGCAATGTTGCCCTTGTTCGAGAAGTTCACAACCACAACGTTGTGCTTCTGTCCGAATCGATGTGCGCGACCGATGCGTTGCTCAACTCGTTGCGGGTTCCACGGCAAGTCATAATTGACGACCATCGAGCAGAACTGCAGGTTGATGCCTTCTGCCGCAGCCTCGGTGGCAATCATGATCGTGCCCTCGGTGCGGAAGTAATCGACCAGTGCCTTCCGTCTGTCAGCGGCAGGGATCCCAGTGATCAAGTCCCCGTCTTTATTGGCCTTCAACCACGCCTGATAGATCGCGGTCGACTCTGGCGAATTGTTTGACCCGTTGAACAACACAAGCCCATCGCCACGACCAATATTCTGGAGATGGGCTGCGATGTATTCTTGCGTCTTAGTAGAATCAGTGAAGATGATCGCTTTCTGCGGTGCACCTATTTCTTTAAGTCGGGCGAAGCCCTGATCGAGTGCCTCACCAAGCTTCGCGGCCTTTCGGTTGACCGTGATGGAACGTGCCAAGCGAGCGAATTCACGAAGCTCGGCCACTTCGGCTTCTATTCGCTGCCGCAGAGTGGGGTCGGGTGCAACATCAGAGCCGGGGCCGAATGCGTCCTCGTGGATCTCCTCGGCTTCCTCGATCTCGTCGCTCGTCAGATCATCGTCAAGGAACAGTCCGCCACGCGCGTCGCGTCGCTGTCCAGCCTCAAGCTCACCAGCAAGCCTGTTGGCGATGTTCTCCAAGGTGCTTGCCACCGCGAAGGTCGATGAGCCGAGCCGTTTGCGGATGATTAGGGCAGAGAGGTGACGCTGCGAGCCGGCGAATGCCAATAGCTCCTCGCGCTGCAAGTAGTCGCTGACAAGATCGTACAACCGCACCTCGTCGGGCGACGGCTCAAACT
This window encodes:
- a CDS encoding FRG domain-containing protein — translated: MAVNTQPWAPQSYFRAWERTIDSWDSLVSEIDHGKAISGNRKLVWRGVHNDSYGLLSSAYRRLKDLDREVPPEPRMRQLETELIGAARSLWPDRGGSALETLAHIQHYGGPTRLIDVSHDPMVAVFFATEKKFDSRTHLPLKDRDGRLFAFQADDRMIELDNMWGTRQLPWLQGEESIPGWETDLPFVWDPPRALNERISAQSGAFLVGGVPAFPHGQNSRYRMPGAWQTGAMKTMPVGEVRQVSSVSVFLKSLNRVTQAGSQAAYTWRIAAGAKEEIRQKLHSEYELNHGSIYPDLFGLATYAADFAALT
- a CDS encoding SNF2-related protein, which produces MTVPLNEYQAKYFAHELQRSYANDHVGKLAGLLFDAQVEPKPHQIDAALFALQTPFLPGVILADEVGLGKTIEAGIVISQYWAERKRDILIIAPSSLRQQWQQELHEKFLIPSALLDAKSKGKLLSPAGTHSPVVLICSYEFVLRHEQSLLKSWDLVVADEAHRLRNHWNGKAKVSEAVAHLISGASKTVLLTATPLQNRLEELYGLVSVFSPDYFYSLDAFRERYIKNRDHSGDDLADRVATISKRTLRRDADKYIHFTKRLPLTVEFEPSPDEVRLYDLVSDYLQREELLAFAGSQRHLSALIIRKRLGSSTFAVASTLENIANRLAGELEAGQRRDARGGLFLDDDLTSDEIEEAEEIHEDAFGPGSDVAPDPTLRQRIEAEVAELREFARLARSITVNRKAAKLGEALDQGFARLKEIGAPQKAIIFTDSTKTQEYIAAHLQNIGRGDGLVLFNGSNNSPESTAIYQAWLKANKDGDLITGIPAADRRKALVDYFRTEGTIMIATEAAAEGINLQFCSMVVNYDLPWNPQRVEQRIGRAHRFGQKHNVVVVNFSNKGNIAEQRILELLANKFHLFESVFGASDEVLGAIEDGLDFEKTISNILTSCRTAGELNEAFKQLETEYAGEISGEMAQAKAKVFDNLDPHVQDRLKAYDTESGEVLNKFERLLLAVTRHELDGLATFEGDGRNFLLHNSPVGEAPTGRYYFKSQPLDNAHQYRYASPLAQYLLEEAKGRDTPGRELVFSLSASTRASAAVKTLEGRSGELTVGLVTFSMKAKHDDVSESYMLSGAITDDGDWLDHEYVADILDLACMGLSETPVAVDESKFVPHLDARRAELEKEVQGRNSRYYDQQEELIYRNQQDRKAELESSIREYRAKEKESRRLARQAHDPMEQLRLKKEARRWEQRVEDADEDFRETRRKLRAEADKYLDLIEQSLKGTQHTEQLFTIRWKVSD